A single Trypanosoma brucei gambiense DAL972 chromosome 9, complete sequence DNA region contains:
- a CDS encoding dynein light chain, putative yields MQTDFGDATTFSLRPDHKRKFRPNDIRPVVRSLLESRLENEVYKADEMQSISKEIADGVRDRIRSMELERYKIMVHCMIGEQRGQGLRAGCKMFWDSDTDDYFEEVYVTQHLFAVVTVFGLYQY; encoded by the coding sequence ATGCAAACAGATTTTGGAGATGCCACTACTTTTTCCCTGAGGCCGGACCACAAGCGGAAGTTCCGACCGAATGATATCCGCCCAGTTGTTCGTAGCCTTCTTGAATCGAGGCTTGAGAATGAAGTTTACAAGGCGGACGAGATGCAGAGCATTAGCAAAGAAATTGCTGACGGCGTCCGTGATCGGATTCGGTCTATGGAACTTGAGCGATACAAAATAATGGTGCATTGTATGATCGGGGAGCAACGTGGGCAGGGACTTCGCGCTGGTTGCAAAATGTTTTGGGATTCTGATACGGATGACTACTTTGAGGAGGTTTACGTGACTCAACATCTCTTTGCTGTGGTGACGGTATTCGGCCTCTATCAATATTAA
- a CDS encoding poly(ADP-ribose) glycohydrolase, putative — MTSHNIVMRQRTLNEFFPQTPSAAGTHGRTIVLPWQEKRDENNSPHGYIGWDIVTAALMESDTTDTSNLRILLQVLYTRKIISETRQVLCFGVLCHVLDHVMTAEERVQFFCFTLPWMKRAVLRGPELFPQEIPILSQSDTHRLLFTHEEASTLLVCGFFSLFQGRSQVHKFGSSSGLHKLPSFNFVRLLCNEKPDRFSSQCAKVQCLLQYFRYCARCTKEVWPCVEIYRVARTSFPDFERSTRAMEPVVISENSLIEESYTNLQVDFANRCIGGGVLSSGCLQEEIRFVTSPELLLSCLVCEELLDNEVVFVAGAASYSVTEGYAKTFRYISGCTPDIIPLSDRMFRVDSCEQGMHVDKVPVKLVGRNDEAPRFVRNTCIVAMDAVDFSDAVDNQFRKDFIIRETHKAFVAFKGIPDSTLSSVHSGPIATGNWGCGAFGGDRELKLLLQWCAASQAGRPLIYSAFGDVALCSGFHKVYKKLREEEWTVGEVFTMILFCSSMFPRPRNQLFECFLTMPWCRLPLGTHLVLI; from the coding sequence ATGACTTCTCACAACATAGTGATGAGGCAAAGGACACTAAATGAGTTTTTCCCTCAAACCCCTTCAGCGGCTGGCACACACGGTAGAACAATAGTGCTGCCATggcaggaaaaaagagatgaaaaCAACTCGCCGCATGGTTACATAGGCTGGGATATCGTAACTGCAGCTCTAATGGAGTCGGATACGACAGACACATCAAACCTCAGAATACTTCTTCAGGTGCTTTATACGCGTAAAATTATTTCTGAAACTCGTCAGGTGCTGTGCTTTGGGGTACTTTGTCATGTTCTCGATCACGTCATGACTGCTGAAGAACGTGtgcagtttttttgtttcactttaCCCTGGATGAAGCGCGCCGTACTCCGGGGACCTGAGTTGTTTCCCCAAGAGATTCCTATTTTATCACAGAGTGATACCCATCGTTTGCTGTTCACACATGAAGAGGCCTCAACACTGCTGGTTTGTggttttttctcccttttccagGGAAGATCTCAGGTGCATAAATTTGGAAGCTCTTCTGGGCTACACAAACTTCCTTCCTTTAACTTTGTGCGCCTTCTTTGCAATGAAAAGCCTGATCGGTTTAGCAGTCAATGTGCGAAGGTGCAGTGTTTACTACAGTATTTTAGATATTGCGCTCGTTGCACGAAGGAAGTGTGGCCGTGCGTGGAGATCTATCGCGTTGCACGTACATCCTTTCCTGACTTTGAAAGAAGCACCCGCGCTATGGAGCCTGTCGTAATTTCCGAAAACTCGCTCATTGAAGAGAGTTATACGAACCTACAAGTGGATTTCGCCAACCGGTGTATCGGGGGTGGTGTTTTGTCTTCTGGTTGTCTCCAAGAGGAGATACGCTTCGTCACATCTCCGGAGCTACTTCTTTCTTGTCTCGTTTGTGAGGAGCTGTTAGACAATGAAGTGGTGTTTGTTGCCGGCGCCGCATCCTACAGTGTTACGGAGGGTTATGCGAAGACTTTCCGTTATATTAGCGGGTGTACACCGGACATTATTCCTTTAAGTGACCGGATGTTCAGGGTGGATTCATGCGAGCAAGGGATGCATGTAGATAAAGTGCCTGTTAAGCTAGTTGGGAGAAATGATGAGGCTCCAAGGTTTGTGCGCAACACGTGTATAGTGGCCATGGACGCAGTCGATTTCAGTGATGCCGTGGACAACCAATTTCGTAAGGATTTTATAATCCGTGAAACCCATAAAGCTTTTGTGGCATTCAAAGGAATCCCTGACAGCACTCTATCATCCGTGCACTCTGGTCCTATTGCGACGGGGAACTGGGGCTGCGGTGCCTTTGGTGGCGATAGAGAACTTAAACTGTTATTACAGTGGTGTGCGGCCTCTCAGGCAGGACGACCGTTAATTTATTCCGCGTTCGGTGATGTTGCGTTATGCAGTGGTTTTCATAAAGTTTACAAGAAGCTACGCGAAGAGGAATGGACCGTAGGGGAGGTTTTTACTATGATTCTGTTCTGCTCCAGCATGTTTCCGAGACCACGCAACCAGTTGTTTGAGTGCTTCCTCACAATGCCGTGGTGTCGCCTTCCTCTGGGCACACATCTGGTGTTAATTTAG